A portion of the Fibrobacterota bacterium genome contains these proteins:
- a CDS encoding polysaccharide deacetylase family protein, with product MPKSLKHFCLDSLGNLLRKLPFAPRLAAFCDSHRLGLRPFPRLSSHLGPKFQILIYHRVVPETDPFAITPCPTADFRAQMRVLHDYFHVVPLREMVTALTEGRSIPGAVAITFDDGYRDNHDHAFPILREFGLPATIFLATDFIGTGAVPWHDRVLADFRDATAARFAFPDAGIAEMDFTDRSARCDAAFRVLGWLKRFTPSEREVQIARLKGKCAPLPADGPPLMLDWDQVRTMRANGIAFGAHTMSHPIISRLPAAEMEKEIQGSKAVIERELGEKIDLFAYPNGQPGDYNEVSRDLVRQGGFACALTTSSGVVIGGQDPYALLRRQVWDPDVDGFFFRMLAERLAA from the coding sequence ATGCCAAAATCCCTCAAACATTTCTGCCTCGATTCGCTGGGAAACCTCCTTCGTAAGCTGCCTTTCGCCCCCCGCCTCGCCGCTTTCTGCGATTCCCATCGTTTGGGTTTGCGTCCGTTTCCGCGCTTGTCTTCCCACTTAGGGCCCAAATTCCAAATCCTGATTTACCACCGCGTCGTGCCCGAGACCGATCCGTTCGCCATCACCCCCTGTCCCACGGCCGATTTCCGGGCCCAGATGCGGGTGCTCCACGACTACTTCCATGTGGTTCCTTTGCGGGAAATGGTGACGGCCCTGACGGAAGGCCGCTCCATCCCCGGCGCCGTGGCCATTACTTTCGACGACGGCTATCGCGACAATCACGACCACGCCTTTCCCATCCTGCGAGAATTCGGATTGCCCGCCACCATTTTCCTGGCCACCGATTTCATCGGCACCGGCGCCGTGCCCTGGCATGATCGGGTGCTGGCCGACTTCCGCGACGCCACCGCGGCGCGTTTCGCCTTTCCCGATGCGGGCATCGCCGAGATGGATTTCACGGACCGGTCCGCGCGATGCGACGCCGCCTTCCGCGTGCTGGGCTGGCTCAAGCGCTTCACGCCTTCCGAACGGGAGGTTCAGATCGCCCGGCTGAAGGGGAAATGCGCGCCCCTGCCCGCGGACGGACCGCCGCTGATGCTGGATTGGGACCAGGTGCGGACCATGCGCGCCAATGGCATCGCCTTCGGGGCGCACACCATGTCCCATCCCATCATTTCGCGCTTGCCCGCGGCCGAGATGGAAAAGGAAATCCAAGGTTCCAAGGCGGTGATCGAACGGGAGTTGGGCGAGAAAATCGATCTGTTCGCCTATCCCAACGGCCAGCCCGGAGACTATAACGAGGTGAGCCGGGATTTGGTGCGCCAGGGAGGCTTCGCTTGCGCGCTCACCACCAGCTCCGGGGTGGTCATCGGCGGGCAGGACCCTTACGCTCTGCTGCGCCGGCAGGTGTGGGATCCGGACGTGGACGGTTTCTTCTTCCGGATGCTGGCCGAAAGGTTGGCCGCGTAA
- a CDS encoding O-antigen ligase family protein — translation MGFCYLLGTFLALNTVAYATGLFLWNDIFQPLTFAKDYGAYPVAYYVLGVLILSYGINLARGNFRPIFGPYFLAAGALLGWILVCTAMSPFQVVAWPEFVRYLKYLLPLMLMFTAINKPRDVLLIAGALCASVAPWAAEAGLHCLIHGVNIDLGIGGGQMAERNDFTAAIVGTLPVLLYFARNYDYKLKIPVRAVLWLFFLLSLSTIFYSLSRGASIGLALMSLSYVLFISRRKFRDTGFLILIGLVVYLILPAAWFERMGTINLGVDQKEASAASRMNLMTGALHASLDRPVFGWGPDGWLEVAFSYTNDTHNPHNIYLKLSSEVGVPGLILYLVLIGVTFTRTIKAVNLANRMGDKRMAGLGLSFVTGILGLLSAMSFLNAPFNEYLMAWVMLANAFAGVYPASVARQRGQTKRKAGKAGRAPRPDAGPQAALGNA, via the coding sequence CCTTCCTGGCGCTGAACACGGTCGCTTACGCCACCGGCCTTTTCCTGTGGAACGATATCTTCCAGCCGCTCACTTTCGCCAAGGATTACGGGGCCTATCCCGTGGCCTATTACGTGCTCGGGGTGCTCATCCTCTCCTATGGCATCAACCTCGCGCGCGGGAACTTCCGGCCCATCTTCGGGCCTTATTTCCTGGCCGCCGGCGCCTTGCTCGGTTGGATCCTGGTATGCACCGCCATGTCCCCGTTCCAGGTGGTGGCCTGGCCGGAGTTCGTACGCTACCTCAAGTATCTCCTCCCCTTGATGCTGATGTTCACGGCCATCAACAAGCCGCGGGACGTGCTGCTCATCGCCGGAGCCCTATGCGCCTCCGTGGCCCCTTGGGCCGCCGAAGCCGGGCTGCATTGCCTCATCCACGGGGTCAACATCGATCTGGGCATCGGGGGCGGCCAGATGGCCGAGCGCAACGATTTCACCGCCGCCATCGTCGGCACCTTGCCGGTGCTGTTGTACTTCGCCAGGAATTACGATTACAAGCTCAAGATCCCGGTGCGCGCCGTCCTTTGGCTATTCTTCCTGCTGAGCCTTTCCACCATCTTTTATTCCCTTTCGCGCGGCGCGTCCATCGGCCTGGCGCTCATGTCGCTCAGCTACGTCCTCTTCATTTCCCGGCGCAAGTTCCGCGATACCGGCTTTCTGATCCTCATCGGGCTGGTGGTCTACCTGATCCTCCCCGCGGCCTGGTTCGAGCGCATGGGCACCATCAACCTGGGCGTGGATCAAAAGGAAGCCTCGGCGGCCTCGCGCATGAATCTCATGACGGGGGCCCTGCACGCCAGCCTGGATCGGCCCGTCTTCGGATGGGGACCCGACGGCTGGCTGGAAGTGGCGTTTTCCTATACCAACGATACCCACAACCCGCATAACATCTATCTCAAGCTCAGTTCGGAGGTGGGCGTTCCCGGATTGATCCTCTATCTGGTCCTGATCGGGGTCACCTTTACGCGCACCATCAAGGCCGTCAATCTCGCCAACCGGATGGGCGACAAGAGAATGGCGGGGCTGGGATTGTCCTTCGTGACGGGGATCTTGGGGCTGCTCTCGGCCATGTCCTTCCTGAACGCGCCCTTCAACGAATACCTGATGGCCTGGGTGATGCTCGCCAACGCCTTCGCGGGGGTGTACCCGGCCAGCGTCGCCAGGCAGCGTGGGCAGACGAAGCGGAAAGCGGGGAAAGCCGGCCGCGCCCCCAGGCCGGACGCCGGGCCGCAGGCCGCCCTAGGTAACGCCTAG